The bacterium genome includes the window AGCCGGCCACCACATAGGCCGATGATCCCGGCACATCGGTCATTCGCTTGGCCGCAAGCCCACCCGTGCAGGATTCGGCCAGCGCAATGGTCAGCCCACGCCGCTTGAGCAACTCGCCCAGCACGGCCGGCAGCCCGATGTCGGCCTCGGCATAAACAGCGCGCCCGAGGAGCGGTCGCACGACCCCGCTCCATCGCTCCAACGCACTCGCCGCATCGGGACCGCCGGCGGTGAACTTCAGCCGCACGCCGTATTCCGATGGCAGGAATCCCACTTCGATGTCCGGGTGCGCCCGCATCAGTGGCTCCAGTATCTCGTAGAGCCGCGATTCCGGCACGCCGGTGGTCGACCAGATGATCGTGCGCGAACGCACCCCCGCTGCCGCCGCGATCCGCGGCACGATGAAATCGGCGATCATCGGACGCATCTCGCGCGGCACCCCCGGCACCACCGCCGCTGTCGTCCGGCCATCGGACAGGTAGAATCCGACCGCCGTGCCCACCGGATTGGGAATGATCTCCGCCCCATCGGGCAGCAGCGCCTGGGTTTCCAGATACGGTGTCGTCGGACGCCCCGCGCGCGCATAGCGCGTCTTCAGTTCGGCGAGAATCTCGTCGTGGAAGACCAGGGTTGTTCCGAACACGCGCGCGATCGCCTTCTTGGTCACATCGTCGTTGGTCGGGCCCAGTCCGCCCGAGACAATGACCCACTGCGCCCGCGCCATCGATTCGCGCACCGCCTCGACGATGATCTCATGATCGTCGGGGATGGCGGTCTGCCGCGCCAGCGTCAACCCGGCAAGCCCCAGCCGCTCGCCGACATAGAGGGCATTGGTGTTGAGCGTCTGCCCCGCCAGCAATTCCGACCCGATGGTGATCAGTTCGATTTTCATACGCCGGGACCCGGCTCCAGAGCCGCTTCTACGCCGTGGACCTGGTAAACTTGTGTTCGCCCACTCCTGCTAAACGATGGCCACAATCAACATGACCAGTCTTACCGCCACATTCGTATACACTCCCGCCATCAGATCATCGGCGGTCACTCCGACACCGCCCGGCAGTGACTCCAGTCGCCGGATCGGCCAGGGCTTCCATACATCGAAGATACGAAACAGAACAAAGACCGGCATCATCACCCAGGCATCGGCGGGCAAACCCAGATAGCAGACAAACACACCCGCCCATTCGTCGATGACGATCCGTCCCGAATCATGCCCGAAGAGCGGCTCGGCCCGTCCGGCCGCCCAGACCGAGATCGCGATGACCGCCAACGCGCTGGCGATGAACACCAGATCGTTGCCGGTCCGCTGAATCGCCCACGCCAGCGCCACCGCCGGAATGGTGCCCCAGGTTCCCGAATAGGGACGGATCATCCCCGACCCCAGCCCGGTGGCCAGAAGCATGGTCAACGGATCGCGCGACCACAGTTCGCGCGGCGGGATGGTGGTGTCGGCGCCCTTGCGCCAGCCGCTGGTTGTCGTGGCCACGGCGCCCCTCTACTTTGTCACGGTTTTCAGAAGCGCGAAGTTGCGAATCAGGTAGTCCAGTCCGGTGGCCACGGTCACCACCACGTTGGCGATCATCAGCCAGTCGAACACGATCCGTGTGGCCTGGCTTTCGAAAATCGCCCAGTGGTACCCCAGTGGCACCAGCGTCGCCTTCAGATAGACAAACAGCAGGATCGCGCAGATGGTGACCATCTGCAGCAGAGTTTTGAACTTGGCCCCGAGGGTGGGGACAATCAGCATGCCGCGATAGGCCGCCAGCGACCGAAACCCGGTGATGAAGAACTCGCGCACCACAATCACCGCCACCATCCAACCCCGCACATACCCCAGCGCGACAAAGGAGATGAGCGCGGTAGATGTCAGGATCTTGTCGGCCAGCGGGTCCATGAATTTGCCGAATCCCGTGGCCAGCCCGCGCCGCCGGGCGAAGTAGCCGTCGCCCAGATCGGTCAACGCCGCCACCACGAAGACAAACAGCGACGCCAACTTCGCCCAGGTGTGATCCAGCAGGATCAACGCCATGAACACCGGCGACAACAGGATGCGCGCCAACGTGAGTTTGTTCGGCAGATTCATCGTGGCCGCCGCGCGGCGGCAACGCCATGTTACCACCGCGCCGCGCCGGGGTCAATTGCGGCCCGATACGCAATCGCGCTTCCCATACGCGGGGCGCGCGTGTAGCTTCGCCTCCGGGGAGCGGCCGGCATCCGGCTGGTCGTCCCCGATCAAGCCCCATGCCGCTGCGTCACCGCGAAGATCCGTCCGAACCGCGCGCCGCGCCGACGCCGCCGTTTGACTGGCGCGCCGAGCAAAACGCCCAGAAACGCGAACTGGCGCGCTTCGCCGGCGAGATGATGCGGGCCATTACCCTGCGCGGTGGCTCCCCCGCCGCGCGGCAGTTGGCCGAGCGCATCCGCGAACGCTGGGACCAGCTCGTCCGCCGCCTCGAAGGACGGTGGGCGCGCGGCAGCGAAATCTGGGACCGTCAGGCCGAACTGATCGAACGCCTCGCCGGCGAACGCGCCCTGCTCGAGTCGCTTTTGACCCTCGATGAGGCGCTGGCCGTCGAGACCGAGGTCGACGCGATGCTGGGGCACACGCTGCGGACGGTCGTCCGGCTGATCCCCTGCGATGGCGCGCTGGTGCAGATCGCCGACGCCGCCGGTCAGCCGTTGCGCCGCGCCACCGAACGGCGCAAGGGACGTCCCTGGCCGCCCGCCGCCGACGCCGATCTTGCCGATCAGGTCATCGTCAGCGCCGCCCACGGACGGCGCGTCACCATCGAGGGACGTCCCGTCAAAAGCAC containing:
- a CDS encoding competence/damage-inducible protein A, giving the protein MKIELITIGSELLAGQTLNTNALYVGERLGLAGLTLARQTAIPDDHEIIVEAVRESMARAQWVIVSGGLGPTNDDVTKKAIARVFGTTLVFHDEILAELKTRYARAGRPTTPYLETQALLPDGAEIIPNPVGTAVGFYLSDGRTTAAVVPGVPREMRPMIADFIVPRIAAAAGVRSRTIIWSTTGVPESRLYEILEPLMRAHPDIEVGFLPSEYGVRLKFTAGGPDAASALERWSGVVRPLLGRAVYAEADIGLPAVLGELLKRRGLTIALAESCTGGLAAKRMTDVPGSSAYVVAGFVTYANEAKTALLGVDAQLIVAHGAVSEEVAAAMAQGALTRSGADCAIAITGVAGPDGGTAEKPVGTVWIAAAVKGQPVRTERLQLLGDRAMIRARAAQGALNLLRLYLEDLGE
- a CDS encoding phosphatidylglycerophosphatase A — translated: MATTTSGWRKGADTTIPPRELWSRDPLTMLLATGLGSGMIRPYSGTWGTIPAVALAWAIQRTGNDLVFIASALAVIAISVWAAGRAEPLFGHDSGRIVIDEWAGVFVCYLGLPADAWVMMPVFVLFRIFDVWKPWPIRRLESLPGGVGVTADDLMAGVYTNVAVRLVMLIVAIV
- the pgsA gene encoding CDP-diacylglycerol--glycerol-3-phosphate 3-phosphatidyltransferase encodes the protein MNLPNKLTLARILLSPVFMALILLDHTWAKLASLFVFVVAALTDLGDGYFARRRGLATGFGKFMDPLADKILTSTALISFVALGYVRGWMVAVIVVREFFITGFRSLAAYRGMLIVPTLGAKFKTLLQMVTICAILLFVYLKATLVPLGYHWAIFESQATRIVFDWLMIANVVVTVATGLDYLIRNFALLKTVTK